The following proteins come from a genomic window of Theileria equi strain WA chromosome 2 map unlocalized gcontig_1105316255037, whole genome shotgun sequence:
- a CDS encoding hypothetical protein (encoded by transcript BEWA_036930A) yields MEKTCTSYINAEYLHYSDVNIAKIVDDLQTFAGYEDSCGNTVIVKREDNQPTDGYKRYLHIVQGYICDVKYNKDVLHGLEDVKSANYTMADVHYWEHDYGNLLPLLIGLTTDQKSYTYYSKYNYLSNAEPWVEDCSSLYTSENFGKLPIISKALDDIVLLNLSITADSYGVNGQPSSPVNPDVKIEVAGPNLYRIYNEYRHAPKGLMSLLSTVHNETNIPFANIQHYNKVSSASVYYWSEDRDHENPLILVSTSRDDISYYYAYNNNRWEYVEHKSEVKHFNGDLDRQNCVYNKAHRVDISLSSEYSCMSCNRQKINVKEDVIEIETGKFTRFKHFIKDDEKLSVAYFTFNFGDIQQGLPSLRDVEHVFVYKYPKDGEILLVEVPYEGYSKWYKKSLDKENEWEVEADLDDNSKAEQILKVLKGPNADISAPEEGDKNKIIQTRTNFHADDHPKRHIDFVTPAIVAALTLIAVCFESYNYVYNQKRSCIHSLARML; encoded by the coding sequence atggaaaagacaTGTACGAGTTACATTAACGCAGAATATTTGCATTATTCAGACGTAAATATAGCCAAAATTGTTGATGATCTGCAGACGTTTGCAGGTTATGAAGATTCCTGTGGTAATACCGTCATCGTGAAAAGAGAGGATAACCAGCCTACtgatggatataaaagGTATTTACACATTGTCCAAGGATATATATGTGATGTGAAATACAACAAAGATGTTCTACACGGACTAGAAGACGTAAAAAGTGCAAATTACACGATGGCAGATGTGCATTATTGGGAACATGATTATGGCAACCTACTGCCACTGCTGATTGGATTAACCACGGACCAAAAGAGCTACACATACTACAGCAAATACAACTACTTGTCAAATGCAGAACCATGGGTTGAGGATTGTAGCAGCCTCTATACCTCTGAAAATTTTGGGAAACTCCCAATAATTAGCAAGGCACTCGACGACATTGTTCTCTTGAATCTCAGCATAACTGCTGATTCATATGGAGTTAACGGGCAACCATCGTCACCCGTTAATCCAGATGTTAAGATAGAGGTTGCTGGACCAAACTTGTACCGCATATACAATGAATACAGGCACGCCCCTAAAGGTCTCATGTCGCTTTTATCCACCGTACACAATGAAACAAACATCCCGTTTGCAAATATCCAACATTACAACAAAGTGAGTAGCGCAtcagtctactactggagtGAAGATAGGGATCATGAAAATCCACTAATTCTTGTTAGCACATCCCGTGATGACATTTCCTACTATTATGCATACAATAACAACCGATGGGAATACGTTGAGCATAAATCAGAAGTTAAACACTTTAATGGCGATCTAGATAGACAAAATTGCGTATACAATAAAGCCCATAGAGTCGATATTTCACTCTCCAGCGAGTACTCCTGCATGTCTTGCAATAGACAAAAGATCAACGTTAAGGAAGATGTCATAGAGATTGAAACTGGCAAATTTACGAGGTTTAAACACTTTAtaaaagatgatgaaaagttATCCGTCGCCTACTTTACTTTTAATTTTGGCGACATCCAACAGGGTCTCCCATCTCTAAGGGATGTAGAGCACGTCTTTGTCTATAAATATCCAAAGGACGGGGAAATTTTGCTCGTAGAAGTTCCGTATGAAGGGTATAGCAAGTGGTACAAGAAAAGCCTGgataaagaaaatgaatGGGAAGTAGAGGCTGATCTCGATGACAATTCCAAGGCTGAgcaaattttaaaagtaTTAAAAGGACCAAACGCGGATATATCCGCTCCGGAAGAAGGagataaaaacaaaattatacaaaCAAGGACAAATTTTCATGCAGATGACCATCCGAAAAGGCACATAGATTTCGTTACTCCCGCAATAGTCGCTGCTTTAACCCTTATTGCCGTATGCTTTGAGAGTTATAATTACGTCTACAACCAAAAAAGAAGTTGCATTCACAGCCTAGCCCGAATGTTGTGA
- a CDS encoding hypothetical protein (encoded by transcript BEWA_036940A), whose protein sequence is MIHLAIASYSDNLTTLTLLKESNSKRIADSTKRYGEFPDDSTPNRQPTLSIDISRKDNSNLRYTEGKFGEVKTTIFAPSYGCNANELIDGDKNIWKSLNGENSKRIVFVRTYTEGDVTLIQIVKVRNDGRFRMQYYEKNGDSCWCIRRNK, encoded by the coding sequence ATGATACACCTGGCAATAGCAAGTTATTCTGATAACTTGACAACACTCACACTCCTCAAAGAGTCCAACAGTAAACGGATAGCAGATTCAACGAAAAGGTACGGAGAGTTTCCAGATGACTCAACTCCGAATAGACAACCCACACTTTCCATTGACATTTCAAGGAAGGATAATTCAAACTTGAGATACACAGAGGgaaagtttggagaagtAAAAACCACCATCTTTGCTCCTAGTTATGGTTGCAACGCCAATGAACTCATAGATGGTGATAAAAACATTTGGAAATCTTTGAATGGCGAAAATAGTAAAAGAATTGTTTTTGTAAGAACCTATACTGAAGGAGATGTAACATTGATTCAAATAGTTAAAGTAAGAAATGATGGGAGATTTAGAATGCAATACtatgaaaagaatggagattcGTGTTGGTGTATACGCAGGAATAAGTAA
- a CDS encoding hypothetical protein (encoded by transcript BEWA_036950A), which yields MRLLVTLCTICVVLLSSCVGGKASNPQGQAAANRTSGTQASPRGQLKTNGQTRPTVCQQNLSTSARPPQVQAAKLRDASAAEGQLQGPAQTESKKLPQANTQPAVQHTPKPVQPTSQGVVRQQSPQEPAAKVVQEVPKSAAIPQNQKPVEQAKAKPATSAAQSSKEVQAKQTTTQSPINTNGQIKPTSQPNAQAPQKLPQASGQQTSRPAQKPVEQPNQTATSTPQVPQVPSTKATVGGTISLTNASGGSNPVAPKPASSGPSLGSQSSAIGLTSTTKDTKSSLGQGAPTTPPATGLQGSQLSSQLGNNGTKLLSAQGTLPTSNVQKSAVVQTPLPSQPGLLSHQNTGNNGLPGGQLNLQTLPKPVGTPSLGSTGSLDRTKLGPNSDTKVLTQQGSRQATGAPALPKAAQPNTPGGPQAPVQTEAKNHPVTQQPPGNPVQEAPKQAAVTTTPGIPGPPSPHTNKVEAPTRNGQLTPVATNTPGTVQDNSAGSNNSDLDLAKADPKKVIVDKLADQDITHYMYHPNGATKILSVSFGSANLWTARHGEKLLRAYAYQKQGCSFLAHLYIQSSGRLIHMFFEKGNNGSTELKIEDFRTKYEGMLSSKPAAPVNKNSKKKNSGKQDKGSSGVIDIENPDNSLCKTFKCVMDDVETLLCVPFWGLKEVKCGSTSVWKADEDKECTLLKIHYDKDKKPVMIHATAESCSEVVAYSRIYKNRFGKKKWKNVKISYDKELKNFATTRNSVNGFVLDVMDVENTEECDVVKLSLFGMSTVLFIPKPGFYTTRVTYGDVQLYESNQSKCERVNVAYVTRYSSSISLMFIVVSNNSDNKSAAVHFRIKKGDMLHSLDEETYFKLVASMKTRELGNNYQSYDILSPDPGCQVLDSFVGSIPAKLLIPPTGTCINRFTIGDNMIWGAAIASEICAFAITYLSGKDPDILHVIRVNPTGQEEIYYTKESGWKECKDPKKSLAPLRTSGNPVNFELDLGSQKYDNVQVVDMRDSVFPMTLFVPRANFVATSVKYAEEVVIKKVKERVAFAVVYFNGDDPFLLYILLLDSSAKPEPKYYYRDDNKWNSINSKEDFNKKLATIAASN from the coding sequence ATGAGGCTTCTTGTAACTCTATGCACGATCTGCGTAGTTTTACTATCCAGCTGTGTAGGTGGTAAAGCTTCAAACCCTCAGGGTCAAGCAGCTGCTAATCGCACATCAGGCACACAGGCTTCTCCTCGGGGCCAACTAAAGACAAATGGACAGACTAGACCGACTGTTTGTCAGCAGAATCTCTCTACGTCTGCTCGACCACCTCAAGTTCAAGCTGCTAAACTGAGAGATGCTTCAGCCGCCGAGGGACAACTTCAAGGTCCAGCACAGACCGAATCCAAGAAGTTACCGCAGGCGAATACACAACCAGCTGTTCAACATACTCCTAAACCAGTTCAGCCCACGTCACAAGGAGTTGTACGGCAGCAATCTCCACAAGAACCAGCTGCTAAAGTTGTCCAAGAGGTACCAAAATCTGCAGCTATTCCACAGAATCAAAAACCCGTTgaacaagccaaggcaaAGCCAGCAACTTCAGCTGCTCAATCTTCCAAAGAAGTCCAAGCTAAACAAACTACTACTCAGAGTCCaataaatacaaatggGCAAATTAAACCAACTTCTCAACCTAATGCACAGGCTCCTCAGAAGTTACCACAGGCAAGTGGACAACAAACTTCTCGACCTGCTCAAAAACCTGTTGAACAACCAAATCAGACGGCTACATCAACTCCACAGGTCCCTCAGGTTCCCTCTACTAAGGCTACCGTTGGAGGTACTATTTCTCTGACTAATGCATCTGGAGGATCAAATCCAGTAGCTCCTAAACCTGCTTCATCAGGTCCTTCTCTTGGATCTCAGTCTTCTGCTATAGGTTTAACGAGTACTACAAAGGATACTAAATCCTCCCTTGGTCAGGGAGCTCCAACTACTCCACCTGCAACTGGACTCCAGGGTTCTCAATTATCTTCACAATTGGGTAACAACGGAACAAAACTTTTGTCAGCTCAGGGAACTTTACCTACTTCTAACGTTCAAAAGTCTGCAGTTGTACAAACACCTTTGCCAAGTCAACCAGGACTACTCTCTCATCAGAATACTGGGAACAATGGACTCCCGGGTGGACAATTAAATCTTCAGACACTCCCTAAACCGGTAGGAACTCCATCATTAGGTTCTACAGGAAGTCTGGATAGGACTAAGTTGGGTCCTAACTCTGACACTAAGGTTTTAACTCAACAAGGTAGTCGGCAAGCAACAGGAGCTCCTGCTCTTCCTAAAGCTGCGCAACCTAATACTCCTGGAGGACCTCAAGCTCCAGTTCAGACAGAAGCAAAGAATCATCCTGTAACTCAGCAGCCACCTGGTAACCCTGTTCAGGAAGCACCAAAACAGGCGGCAGTCACAACTACTCCTGGCATACCGGGTCCACCAAGTCCACATACAAACAAAGTAGAGGCACCTACCAGGAATGGCCAACTCACTCCTGTTGCTACGAATACACCTGGCACAGTCCAAGATAATTCTGCTGGATCTAATAACTCTGACCTTGATTTGGCTAAAGCAGATCCAAAAAAGGTAATTGTGGACAAGTTAGCGGATCAAGACATAACACACTATATGTACCATCCTAATGGAGCCACAAAGATTCTCTCTGTAAGCTTTGGTTCAGCTAATCTTTGGACTGCACGTCACGGTGAGAAGTTATTGCGTGCCTATGCATATCAGAAACAGGGCTGTTCCTTCCTCGCTCATCTATACATTCAAAGTTCCGGTAGATTGATCCACATGTTCTTTGAAAAGGGCAATAACGGTTCTACTGAACTGAAGATAGAAGATTTTAGAACAAAGTATGAGGGAATGTTATCGTCAAAACCAGCTGCACCAGTGAACAAAAACAGTAAAAAGAAGAATTCAGGTAAACAGGATAAGGGATCTTCAGGAGTTATTGATATAGAAAATCCTGATAACTCGCTCTGTAAAACATTCAAATGCGTTATGGATGATGTTGAGACACTTTTATGCGTTCCGTTTTGGGGATTAAAGGAGGTAAAGTGCGGTTCTACCAGTGTATGGAAGGCAGACGAAGATAAAGAATGCACTCTTCTAAAGATACACTAtgataaggataaaaaACCTGTTATGATTCATGCAACTGCGGAATCTTGTTCTGAAGTTGTTGCTTATTCACGAATATATAAAAACAGATTTGGGAAAaagaaatggaagaatgttaAGATCTCCTACGACAAGGAACTTAAAAATTTCGCTACAACCAGGAATTCTGTTAATGGATTCGTCTTGGATGTCATGGATGTAGAAAATACAGAGGAATGTGACGTTGTTAAACTCAGTCTCTTTGGAATGTCTACAGTGCTATTTATTCCAAAACCAGGATTCTACACAACCAGAGTTACTTATGGTGATGTACAACTTTATGAATCTAACCAGAGTAAGTGTGAAAGGGTTAATGTTGCTTATGTAACTCGCTACAGCTCGAGTATTTCCCTGATGTTCATAGTTGTTTCAAATAATTCAGATAATAAGTCTGCTGCTGTGCATTTTCGTATAAAAAAAGGTGACATGCTTCACTCCCTGGACGAGGAAACATATTTTAAACTGGTAGCAAGTATGAAAACTAGGGAGCTTGGCAATAACTACCAGAGTTATGATATATTATCACCTGATCCAGGATGCCAAGTTTTGGACTCATTTGTGGGTAGCATACCAGCAAAGCTACTCATTCCACCAACTGGAACTTGCATAAACAGATTTACAATAGGAGACAATATGATTTGGGGAGCTGCTATCGCTTCTGAAATTTGTGCCTTTGCAATAACATACCTTAGTGGAAAGGATCCTGACATTTTACATGTGATTAGGGTTAACCCTACTGGACAAGAAGAGATATATTACACAAAAGAGAGTGGATGGAAGGAATGTAAGGATCCTAAGAAAAGTTTGGCCCCTCTTAGAACATCTGGAAACCCTGTAAACTTTGAGTTGGACCTGGGTTCACAGAAGTATGATAATGTACAGGTAGTTGATATGAGAGATTCCGTATTTCCAATGACGCTCTTTGTTCCAAGGGCTAACTTTGTTGCAACCTCTGTTAAATATGCTGAAGAAGTGGTAATTAAAAAGGTAAAGGAAAGGGTTGCTTTTGCTGTAGTTTACTTCAATGGTGATGATCCATTTCTTCTGTACATACTTCTTCTAGACTCTTCTGCTAAGCCGGAACCAAAGTACTATTATAGAGATGACAATAAGTGGAATTCTATAAACAGTAAGGAGGACTTCAACAAAAAATTAGCTACAATTGCAGCTTCCAACTAA